A single Campylobacter concisus DNA region contains:
- a CDS encoding protease: protein MIKFNKTKLENGLEIYYVPVNPGLKVISVDVFYKVGSRNEVMGKSGIAHMLEHLNFKSTKNLRAGEFDEIVKGFGGVNNASTGFDYTHYFIKASNENLDKTLSLFAELMKNLSLKDKEFQPERDVVHEERRWRTDNNPMGYLYFRLYNHAFIYHPYHWTPIGFIKDIENWNISDIKEFHATFYQPKNAILMISGDIGKDEAFKLAKKNFSGVKNKRAIPKLHCKEPEQDGARRAIIYKDSQTQMLAIAYKIPNFKHADQVGLNAISEYLATGKSSVLQQKLVDELMLVNQIYAYNMSCVDENLFIFLAVCNPDVEATAVEAEILKIIEDIKSNPIDKNDVLRVKNLIKSDFIYSFESASKVANLYGSYLARGDIKPLYELEKNIDKIDAKLLKEIANRYFNEKTSTTIILKKE, encoded by the coding sequence TTGATAAAATTTAATAAAACAAAATTAGAAAATGGACTTGAAATTTATTACGTGCCAGTAAATCCTGGCTTAAAAGTGATAAGCGTCGATGTTTTTTACAAAGTTGGCTCTAGAAACGAAGTGATGGGCAAAAGCGGCATAGCTCACATGCTAGAGCATCTAAATTTCAAATCAACCAAAAATTTACGCGCTGGGGAGTTTGATGAGATCGTAAAGGGCTTTGGCGGCGTAAATAACGCAAGTACAGGCTTTGACTACACCCACTACTTTATAAAAGCTTCAAATGAAAATTTAGATAAAACGCTTAGCCTTTTTGCTGAGCTTATGAAAAATTTAAGTCTAAAAGATAAAGAATTTCAGCCAGAGCGAGATGTGGTACATGAAGAGCGTAGGTGGCGAACAGATAACAACCCTATGGGATACCTCTACTTTAGACTCTACAATCACGCATTTATCTACCATCCATACCACTGGACTCCGATAGGTTTTATAAAAGATATAGAAAACTGGAATATCTCCGACATAAAAGAATTTCACGCTACTTTTTATCAACCAAAAAATGCCATTTTGATGATAAGTGGCGACATCGGCAAGGATGAGGCATTTAAGCTAGCTAAGAAAAACTTTAGCGGCGTAAAAAACAAAAGAGCTATCCCAAAACTACACTGCAAAGAGCCTGAGCAAGACGGCGCAAGAAGGGCTATCATCTACAAAGATAGCCAAACACAAATGCTAGCGATCGCTTACAAAATCCCAAATTTTAAACACGCCGATCAAGTAGGTCTAAATGCGATCAGTGAATATCTAGCTACTGGCAAAAGCTCGGTTTTACAGCAAAAATTAGTCGATGAGCTCATGCTTGTAAATCAAATTTACGCTTACAATATGAGCTGTGTTGATGAAAATTTATTTATATTTTTAGCAGTTTGCAACCCAGATGTCGAGGCAACTGCGGTTGAGGCTGAAATTTTAAAGATTATAGAGGATATTAAAAGCAACCCTATCGACAAAAACGATGTTTTGCGAGTTAAAAATTTAATCAAAAGCGACTTTATCTATTCGTTTGAAAGTGCAAGCAAAGTAGCAAATTTATACGGCTCGTACCTTGCCAGAGGCGATATAAAGCCACTTTATGAACTTGAAAAAAATATCGATAAAATTGATGCAAAACTTTTAAAAGAGATAGCAAATAGATATTTTAATGAAAAAACCAGCACAACAATAATTTTAAAAAAGGAATAA